ACACTTGTGAGTATActccacctttaagaagcagttgaaaacccactcaaaaagtatttcagacgaatctaacactcacacactgcacaaaataaaaaaatgtcctcgTCTAGCACTTGACAATTTCCGACAAGTTGGGCTGttagttttataaactcaaaatctatagaaatcgaacgagaatatctggtgtcttcctcctgtaagtcgctttggatgaaagcgtctgctaaaagtaaagtaaagtaaagtaaatgtacgtctgtccctctgtgcagttgtagcataagcaatttccttcggggatttaataaagctttctgattctgattccaTCGTTAACAGCTACCACGAGCAGTGTTTGAACGTTGAACAAAATTTTCACCCATtcgatgtcttttttttattaaaaaacaatcgTTTACTAATAATTTCTAATCTTAAATACGGTAGTATACACATATTGAATATTGTGTGTTACTGACTGTCGACAACAGGTCATGACAGAAACATCCATCAAGTGACAATAATTCCATTATGTACTACAGTTGTTGCCAAAcgtaaattaatgaaaataaagactaaagaaacaaaaaataatatcacatcatatgtattCTAAAGTTAttcttatattttaaataattatactCAAAACACAAAGATACTTAATTTATGTATTCTGAATCCATGTATTCTGTTATATTCCAAAACTGCTTCAACACATGTTTAATAAACTATGAGATACACAGAAATATATAAAGACGAGATTTAATGATGAATATTCAACAACATAATAAAAAGTATGGATAGCTAATATGGAAAACAAATATCTTGTTTAAATCAGTTAGAAATTGGGCTCTGAAACATCTGTAATTCTCCTTCCCAGTGTCTGTAGCTCCCAGTTGGACAATTGTTGCACAAACCCACGATTTGGACGCATGTTTCTCTTACATTGTAGAACATGGTCCCAGGCGTCCTGCATGGACAGAGTGGCAAAATTAAGAAATAAACCCACAGTTCAAACTGCTCTTTTGATTGCTGTTATGAAAATCTCAAAATAATATAGTAAACTGTTATATTAACATTACTATTTGCTATACCTTCAGGGTGTACTTCAGGTGATAGACAAGAAAAGCCATGGAAGCAGCACTACATCTGCTTATGCCATGGCCCGAAAATATAAGAACCGCAGATCCAGAACTGAGATGAGAACCTAAAGAGTTTCGGATATTAGACATTGTTTAACCTCTGTAAAACAATGATTGGTTCCAGAACAGAAAGCACTtacctacaaacacacataaattttCAAAAGAGGCATAGAGGTCAGCATCTGCTGAATCTGGCACACAAATGTTCATGACCGCACAGTTTCCATCCTCAGAGCTgaggaaaagaaaattatttattctaaaaaataaatcatcaaAGGATGACTTAGCCAATTTTGTGGATGCAAAGTAAGGTAAGTTAGTCCAACATACACCAGATCGCTcgcctcacacacactgaccaggGCCTTGAGTTTGAGATCTTTGATGATGCAGGAATTACCGGCCTGTTCGTGATCACCCATGTAAAGCTGGCCAGGTAAGATTTCCACTGGATAAGGCCTTAAGTTCTCTAATTCCTAACGTGTCACATAGTGAATGTGTTACAGTTCAGCAGTTTTGTCAGTCAGCCAATCACTGCCTTGTGCAAGAAAACAGTGTTACTTTGATTGTGTAGATAATCTTCTGAGTTCTGAAGAAAGGGTAGAATACTGAAAATCTTTCATAGCCGCCATTCAGAATGCGAATGGGATTTCGGCTGAATTTTTCCAAGCGCTCAGCGCACTCACGGGCTGGACCTGTTCACAAACATCAAAACACATGAGTAATTAAAAGAGTAATGTAGACAGCAACATAACGTTACACTGTGTACATTACCCACGGTTTATACATCGCAGACAGCTTCAGAGCAGAAATTCCACTGAcctgagggaagaagggaacTGGTGTTGCCGTCATACACAATAATATACTTCACACTGTCGACCTCCACACTGGGGGGCATGACCAATCTTCCATCACAATCCTGGGCGGTGCAGcattgaaatgtaattaacagCTGTGCACCCATTTATACATCACCGAACATGAAGTGTTGTCTGTTGAACAAACCCATTTCGCTTTTATAGCTGTAATGACGTGGCTTTCGTTGTAGTCTCTTTCAGCTCGCGTATCTGGGAATTAAGATCCAAAAAACGTATTAACTTTAAAATTATTGACTTAACTTGCCGTGTTTATCTACTCTTCTTACCGATTAAGCAAAGGTAATTCGATTCGGCGAGTCGTGGCGAACGGGAGAACTGATTCAGAATGTTATAGAGTTCTGTTGGTTCACAAAGAACAGTTCCAGCCATCGAATACTGAACAAGAACTTATGCAAAGTGCATAAACCCTTCTGTAACGACGTCGTGTAgcttttaagtaaaagtaaaataaagtcaagtaaagtaaaacagcAGCTATGTGTGCGACTCGGAAATGACAAGCCGACATGAGAAACTATGGTAACGCGAAGACGCTGAATAATAAGTCGTTTTGATTGGGTGGTTGAACGAGAATGGTTTGCTTTGATTGGATGGTGAAAGAACGCTACTTCCGGTCTTTACGTAGCCAATGAAACACACGCATTTCTCGGCATGGGGCGGGACTTTGTTCTGATTTGCTGAAAGGAATTCCGGTGGCTTGTTTGAAAATGCTCAGGAAGTCCCGCTTTACTAGTTTGCGTTTCCTTCAGGTCCCATGGCTCGCTTTGGGgtatgtgtgttgtactgtTATTAGTTCCGTGTAATAATGTAACTATTTCATTCTTTATATTAAAGCACAGCTTGGAGGTGCGTTCCGTTTACAAATCTGAACGAAATGTGGTGCAGTCTTGACAGGATGATGTGTGTCTTGTCAACTACTCAAACTAAAgtattgttgtaaaaaaaaaatgcaataacttATTATTAGCAGgattatatgattaattcaACCAGGACTGATGTAAtccacttccatccatccatccatccatccctccctcccacagGGACTGAGCAGAGCGTTTCTGCGGCGTAAGAAGAGGAAGGCCAGCAGTAGGAGATTTGCTGTTCGGAACAAGCGACCCAAAAGCTCACATCCCACTGACGCGCCTGCAGCCACAGAGTGAGTTGTCAGCATCGTCTTCCTGTCCTGCAAATTCAAACCACAGAATAGTGCACTTCTGAGCAGCCAAGTATGGAGATCAGAAGCATGCTCAGAAATAACGATGTGCTTAATTATTAGATAGTCAAAACTCTAGTAAATGACAGTGAAATCTTTGCCAATAAAAATTGACTGTAAAGTTTCTCCTGATGTTTTTGAAATCGATGCCCCTCCTCTAGCGCAAAGGAGAGTGATCCAAACCTGAAAGCTGTGGCGTGCCTGAACCTGAAGGAAACTGCTAGTAAAGGGCAGACTGCGCACCAGCCTGCCAGTGTAGTCAGGCTCCTGTTGAGGGCAGCATGCCGCCTGTGCCAGCTCTGGCGGAGTGGGCTGAGTCAAGTAAGTCCTAACAATGTGTACGGATGGCAGAGGAGGGCGTGGAAATGGGCTGTGAAACAGCCACGCCCGCAGCGGGGTGTCAGGTGATGAGCAGGTCAGGGCAGGAACCTCTAGGCACAGCAGACCTAGAAGTTTATTACTGGTCCTTTTAAACCCCACTGTGCTCAGTTTTGAATAtggaaaaaatattacagattattCTGGATAAAATGGTACCAGATTCCAGAAGCTCTGCTGATGacttatatttttttcactgattATTTCATTGATGGAAGCCTGCAAACCACACCATTGGTCAGTTAAGGGGGTAGCTGTTTGGGTTTCTGATATAAGGATACAGTGAGTTCTTGTGAGAGCTGCATTTTAGAAGACATGACACCAGTTTCATGTGATGTCACTCTTATGCTGGGGACTGCCACTATCTGTGGTGAAAAACTTGTCATATCAAGCTGCTGTCATGCAGTGGAGAAGGGCTAACAATTTTCATCCACCATTACCCCTATAGCATTTTTATGGAATTTAGACATGTGTATTAGAATCTCACTGCATCTAGaaatgagtggtagtagcctagtgggtaacacactcacctatgaaccagaagacccaggttcaaagacacttaacacttaagACACTTAAAttgctccctgtaactactaaatcgctctggattagggcatctgataaatgctgtaaatgaagggCTGGGTTGTCTAACCAGAATTTACCAGAGCAACTCATAATCATCTTAAGTTAAGtgtcagagacacaatggtagtaagtggggtttgaacctgtgacttgtgtattctggttcgtaggcgtgTGCTACTAACTACACTTCTTCTGCCCATTTTAGGTGTTTCACATTTCTCATATTCTTAACTAATTCTCTCTTCTCGTAAATGGCAGGTATGTTTCAGGTTTGTTAATACTGTGTTCTTCTGGCACGGATATGGTCAGAAGTTGGAATACCTTCACCAGAaagtggaggagctggagagagagattCGTCTCCTTCAGTCAGCTTTACGGgtgattttacatttttcatttaatcaatgTATTCCAGGgtattaataatatttcagaATGAGCCAAGCCAATGGGTTGAATCTAGTTGATCCAAAATGAAACCAAACCAATCATTTACTATTCCACCGTCATCTGAAAAGTGTGTTTACCTGCCAGAGAGGTTCAGAAGCCAAGACTGCTGGTGCCGTTCTCCCAGCAATATATGTATCCAGTGTGGTGTCTCCCACTGCtgcttcaccaccaccaccacctcctcctcctcctgctgctgctcctcctcctcctccacctcctcctccacctccacctcctccaccagtTATCAGTGTCACAAAGACACAGGCACCAATCCAGATTAAGAGAGCAACGTCCAAGCCCAATCAGGTTGGTGTTATAAAtaaaagttattattaataGCAAAACACCCAATTCACTTTCAAGTATTGCCCCAAATCCTGCTGGTGTTGAATTACAATGCATTGTTTTCCCCCTGCTGTCCAAATGTGGAATCAGCAGAAACAGACTGGACCAGTGGCTGTTACCCTCAAGGACCTGCAGACAGTCAAGCTGAGAAAAGTGGCTGTTCGCAATAAAGTGAAGGTATTTGAAGCGGTGTCAAGTCGAAATGATCTTTTTACGTTTATTGCTTTACATACTACTGGTCTCTTGCACTGAATTAATATTCAGCCTTTACCTTAACACAAGATGTTATGGCTGTTCTTCAGTTCCATTAAACATTGTTAGAATCATACACACTTATTTATATAATACCAAGCACCCTGCTCCCATGTCATACAGAAACTGGAATTTAGGGGTTTCACAGACTTCACAGCAAATGGACAGCCTGTAGCTGTACACCTTGTATAGAGTTTATGTGGTTTAGGCAAACTTAATAAGGAAAAGTGTGTGGTGCATGTGGATCGGGGCCTGAGAGTTGAAGACACTTAGAGGACTATTGCTAAAATATATTCTTTCTTCAGACTCCAGAGAAAAGACGACCTGCCGTCACCATGGTTGATCTCCAGAATGTTCGCTTGCGTTGCTCCCAAAGTGACTTGCCACCAAAGTTCAGACGTAGTCTGGGCAGGTCTGTGTTCAAACTCTCCCTGTTTTGGACACTGGAATTCATGGTCGGgccttttgttcttttattaatcatgtataatttgtatttatttcttccCTTTCAGGACACCCACCAATAGTCCTTTCAAAATCCTATTGCAACTGAAAAAAGTCAATGTGAATCGGTAATTTTATCCATGGttttaagttttatttaaatgtatttattttttgcattgtgcttttagtctgttttttttttttctgtctgtctgatttAGAATCACATTCTAACTTATATCTTAATACCCTAGTGAAAAGTGTCTTCTTTTCCCATCATTCAGAAGCCCTGGCGGTACACCACAGTGTGACAAAGAGAATGAGACTGAGAGCAAAATCCAGGTACATCCATTTTACACACATCTGAAGGTCTGACCTGGCCTGGGTTCGTATACGTCTTCTCACTGGTGTTCATGAACTTCTTCACAGAATGTAATACCCAAGGCACCAACTCCTTCTAATTCACCCAGAAGGCCCTTGGATAAGAAGAACTGAGACTTGACTGCAGGTGAAAGGGAATAAATATGATGCCTACTGTTACTTTCGGCAAGTGAATTAGCTGAATGATGTGACATCTTcagatttatttatgcattttgccAAACCCAGTGTGAATCACTTGCCAAAATGGGGGAggaaaacacttttatttttccacaCTGGTAGCAATGTTCTCTGGTGAAGTATGATCCATAGAATGCCAAGCTGCCCATAAACCTACTTTTTTATGCCAGTGTTGTAGCTCCCTATGCACTGGAATGTGGGGGGGAACGCTTTTGCACAGCTGATGTAACagctgatatattttttttataaattgtcGTATACCTTAACTGGTTAAAGTCAGACTGTAAggtttgtggtttttatttttcacgtGTGCCTGTTTTTTATGCTTGAATTGTACAGCGATTGACCAAAAAATATCTTTATGTTTACACTTTAAATGGTCTTTGCAATGTATTCTCTTTTTAATGAGATATTGCCTCACTGGGgttaaatgagaaaaaattaATGTCTTGTTTCcaactgtaaataataaatactgtACTGATAATCTGCTTGTGTAATTAATGGAATGCATGGATAGACATGCACTGATCGTCTTGGTAAACAGCCCTATATTTGGAGTCAAATGAGATTTCGGCAATTCCACAAAACACGTTTAGCAGATTATGCTTTAGTtggagctgtttttttttttttttttttccctcattcctaattttcttttcctcacattttttttactgaagacTGGGAgcatttatttgtacagtttcaTCCATATATTAAAACTTAAACTTTTAACCCAGCTGCTGAGGACATGTTACTGTGTTTTATGGTGCCGATTTCAAGACTAAGGGAGAAAGCGATGATACAAACTCAAGCCTGACAACTGAAGCGCACGACATTTTACATCCAGCTGTTTCACCCATTATCCACATCACAAGGTGCTCCTGTTCACCCTTTACTGGATCTGACCATCTGGGCATGGGCATTAAGTCAACTTTGTAAGTGAACaagattgtcattgtcacgGCATTATGTCAGAGCTTTTCTTTGTTGTGTATGGAATGTGATTAGCCGTTGTTTTGGGTGTGAGACCAGAAACAAAATACAGGCGGATGACATCAGTGCAGATTACAGCATGTGACTTTATCACATAACtgtcataaataaatgtgtcaCTGAGGAAAGAAGTGACCTTGCCTCTTGACTCCATTATATGTATTACAACGACGTTTATGCAATGAATTGTACTAAAATCTGcatatcattacatttacagcgtttatcagacacccttatccagagcgatcagtagttacagggacagtccccctggagcaacttagggttaagtgtctcgctcagggacacaagggtaataagtgggatttgaacctggttcataggtgagtgtgttacccactaggctactaccacccacaaaaTATCATATCTAGAAAAACCATTACCATTCATGGATTAACCCTGTACTAGACTAAACCTCCATTCAGAAACACCTTTATtatagggttagggttagtttCCACGAATTGGAAACTGGTCCTAAAATGTTTCTTTATGACCGTGAAGACACATGCGCGGAACTGTTCcgtctttgttttttgttccgCACGGCGTTGATTCTTCGACGGACCCGGAAGTTATCCTTGCCGACCACCCGTGTGATGTTCAGGAGCGAGTTCTGCGATGGCGGCGCCTGTTAATTTAGGTTCCTTGCTGCAGTCGGAACTCGTAGAAGACTCTCTGTACaaggatgagggcgtctgcgtCTTGGGCGTCTTCGGGAAAAGCGCCATGCAGCCCGGCTCCGCGAAGGAGTCCATCATCAACACCCTGGCGGACAAACACATCTTTTCCCTGTTCGGACCGGACGGGGCCGACAGTCAGATCCAGGCGTATTACAACCAGGAGAGCCGCGCCCTCTACCTGGTGCTGACGTCCGTGCTGGACAACCGACAGCTGCTCGCCGCCTGCGAGGCGCTGGGCGACGGCGTGGGCCACGCCGAGGCGCACGAGTTCTGGACGGGCGCGGAGAAGCGCCACTGCCTGCAGCTGCTCTACCTGTTCTCGCTGTGCCACGTGCTGCTGCTGGTCCACCCGACCTGCTCGTTCGACGTCACCTACGACCGCCTGTTCCGCGCCCTGGACGCGCTCCGCCAGAAAGCCCTCCCGCTGCTGCGGGCCGCCGTCAAGGACTCGCCGGTGTCCAAGGAGTGGAAGGTGAACTGCCGGCCGTGTCCTCCGCGCCTGCTGTTCGTCTTCCAGATGAACGGCGCCCTCAGGATCGGTGACGGGGGCGACGGCCCCGGCGGGAACCCCGACAAGCCGAAGAAACACTCGCCCAGGAGGCGACTCCAGCACGCACTGGAGGACCAGATCTATCGCATCTTCCGCAAGAGCCGGGTTCTCACCAACCAGAGCAGCAACTGCCTCTTCACGGTGCCGGCCAACCAGGCGTTTGTCTACGTGGTGCCGGGCCCGGAGGAGGACCCGCTGGCCTCCCTGCTGGGACAGCTGCGCTCGAACTGCGCCCTGCGGGAAAACGACGCCGGCACCCCCGGTCCCGGCCAGAGGCGATACCAGCAGATGCGCCACGCGGCCCGACAGCCGTCCTTCAACGTCGAGGGCGCCGGCCTGTCGGGCCAGCTGGCCGACTGCTCCCTGAAGGACTTCCTGTGGCAGCATGTGGAACTGGTGTTGACCAAGAAGGGTTTCGACGACAGCGTGGGCCGCAATCCCCAGCCCTCCCACTTCGAGCTGCCCACTTACAGTAAATGGGCTCAGGTGGCTTCGAGACTCTACCAAGTTATGGTTTCCAACACGGAGGAAGAAACGGCCGAGACTGCCATGAAGATTCAGGGTCAGCTGAAAGTGCTGGAGGGCTTTCTCGACGCCGATGCCAAGTTTTCAGAGAGTCGGTGTCAGAAGGCCCTGCCTCTGGCCCACAGCGCCTACCAGTCCAACCTCCCGCACAATTACACCACCACCGTGCACAAAAACCAGCTCGCCCAGGCCCTGCGGGTCTACAGCCAGCACGCCAGGGGGGTGGCTTTCCAGCGCTACGCCCTGCAGCTCCACGAAGACTGCTTCAAGTTCTGGAGCAACGGCCACCAGCTTTGTGAAGAACGCAGCCTCACGGATCAACATTGTGTTCACAAGTTCCATCTTCTGCCCAAGCCAGGTGAAAAAAGCCACCTGGGTTCAGAGAAGAAACAAAGTTTATGTGATGTCACTACAGGCCACCCTCAGATAATATAAACTGTGCTGAAGAAAATTTCATTCTATTTTTAATACTCTATTGTATATAGTAACACATAATTTAGCTAAACATCCATTGGGTCGGGTTCAGAACGTTGCCAGTttaaatcctgatccaccatggtgccactgagcaaagcaccgtccccacacgctgctcctcgggcacctgtcatggctgcccactgctcaccaagggtgatggttaaaaacagaggacacatttcgttgtcacggtgtgctgtgctgcagtgtttcacaattacaatcatttCACATCCATTAATGTTATTTTAGACTTTAATGCCTGTTGGTTACATTTGTTTCTAATGTAGCATTTTTTGCTATATTATGTAATCTTATGATGTGAGCCAAGCCTGTGGCTAGACGTGCAGTTTGAGTGAAGAGTGCATGTACTATTGTCATCTCTGCTTGGTTTGTAATGATAGAAAACCTCTTTAATACACTATTACTTTGCATGCACTGTAGACTGCATTTTTGGAACAAAATTCAAAAATTGTTCAGACTTTGTTCTTGACTGGAAGGAtggaattaagtttttttttaaatcttctgtCTGTTTAGGAGAGAAGCCAGAGATGGACCACAATCCTCCTATACTCCCTCACAACAGCCGGGGGCGCTCCACCAACTCGTGCAATTGTGGACGGAAGCAGGGCCCCCGTGAAGACCCCTTTGACATCAAGGCTGCTAATTATGAGTTCTATCAGGTCGCTGAGGAAACTGCTAAGAAGTGTCTGAGAAGGTTCCTTGTTTTCTCATGTTTGTTTGCTGGTTGCCTTTTCAGATGTTGGAAGAGAAATGCTGTGGCACGCTGGAGAAGATCGACTTTCCGGTGTTCCAGGCGAGCACGCTGGACCCGGCACCGGCCCATGACGACGTTCCTAGAGCCCCGGAGGCCTCCGGTTTAACAGAGAGTGAGCGCCTCAAGGAAAAAGAGGCTGTGACCCACACACCAGGTGACAGTACGGGACTAAGCCTGGCTCTCAGCCTGGGCCAGTCCACGGACAGTTTGGGGACGTACGCCGAAGGGGCCGAGGGCCAAGAGAAGAGGCCCAGCCTGGTGGATCGGCAGCCTTCCACTGTGGAGTATCTCCCTGGCATGCTGCACTCCGGCTGCCCCAAGGGACTGCTGCCCAAATTCTCCAGCTGGTCTCTTGTGAAGCTGGGCCCGGCCAAGGCCTACAACTGCCACACCGGCCTGGAGCAGCCTGGCTTCCTCCCTGGCTCGTCCTTCCTTCTCCCGTGGGACGTGGTTATTCGATGCAGGTCTGAAGATGATGGCGGTTCATCAGAACCCCTCGACAGTGGCCCTTCTTCTTGGCCTGCACCCAATAAGGCAGTCACCGGGAAGCGCGGTGGCGTTGGTGGCCTCGGTCGAGGCCGGAGGCGAGACGACATGACACGAGCCTTTGTAGGGTTTGAGTATGAGGACAGCAGAGGCCGTCGCTTCTTAAGCTCCGGTCCCGACAAGGTGGTGAAGGTACTTGGTCCAGGCGGGGCAAAAGAACCAGCCACCAGGGTGCTAAACTGCGATATGCCACTCTTCATCCCCTCCCCGACGCAGGGCAGGGGTGTCAAACCAAACTATGCCCAGCTGGCACGACTCTTCATCGTCGTCCCTGACGCCCCACTTGAGATCACACTCAACCCACAGGTAACCTCATTTCCATTCgtcattcaccagacgccctaatccgGAGCGACTCAGTACTTACAGgcccagtccccctggagacatctaaaaaaaaaaaaaaaaaaaggttgcttCCGATGTTGCTTCTTGTCAGCGCTGTAAGATTTTTCAGAACCATAATTTGAATGATTATAAAAAAGGTTTGCTATATTCAGAGCGCCCCTGCCTCAATGCTGCTTAATCGCTGCTTCAAaaatttttcttatttcatgtttttcaaaATTCTGTAgctacagattttatttttaaaacttccATTAAGCACTTCCTTCATGGGTTGTTGTTTTAATATACAATTTGGCTAAATGGAAATCATTAATATGTTATTGAATCTATAGTAATTACAAGGTTTGAGAGTAAAGGCTGATCTGCATAATTGAGagctacaataaaaaaattcttcacCATAAGGGTTTATGCATTTTAACAGATATACacttatattgtgtttttaccTTTAGATCCAGCCTGGACCCCCTCCTTGCCCAGTGTTTCACCCAGAACAGGCGGAGATTGTGCTGCCACCCGATGGACTGTGGGTTCTCCGGTTCCCTTATGCTTATGTCACAGACCGGGGGCCATGCTACCCCCCAAAAGAAAATCAGCCTTTATCCAGCTACAGAGTGCTCCGTGGCATCCTACGGGCCAATGCAGCCAGCTCTCCACCCCAGTGAACTTTGGGACCATCTGATGATCGCAAGTGTGTTTGGACCTTTTGctaattatttataaatgtctttgttttatttgtactCCCAATTAGAGTTAAGTTCATCTTAACAATTACATAAGGATTAATAGTTTCCTGGCACTTACTGATATTGGTCTGAATGTGTGTCTACAGTTTAATTCACTCATGTGGTGTACAGAAAATTAATCTTGTCTGACTGGAATGCATCTTCATTTGAATCCAGTTGAAGTGATAAATAAAGACATCAGTGTGTCCTCTGGATGTCGCTGTTGGTGAGCTTTTGTA
The window above is part of the Denticeps clupeoides chromosome 6, fDenClu1.1, whole genome shotgun sequence genome. Proteins encoded here:
- the styxl1 gene encoding serine/threonine/tyrosine-interacting-like protein 1; the protein is MAGTVLCEPTELYNILNQFSRSPRLAESNYLCLIDTRAERDYNESHVITAIKAKWDCDGRLVMPPSVEVDSVKYIIVYDGNTSSLLPSGPARECAERLEKFSRNPIRILNGGYERFSVFYPFFRTQKIIYTIKELENLRPYPVEILPGQLYMGDHEQAGNSCIIKDLKLKALVSVCEASDLVSEDGNCAVMNICVPDSADADLYASFENLCVFVGSHLSSGSAVLIFSGHGISRCSAASMAFLVYHLKYTLKDAWDHVLQCKRNMRPNRGFVQQLSNWELQTLGRRITDVSEPNF
- the prr11 gene encoding proline-rich protein 11 isoform X2; this translates as MQSKGLSRAFLRRKKRKASSRRFAVRNKRPKSSHPTDAPAATDAKESDPNLKAVACLNLKETASKGQTAHQPASVVRLLLRAACRLCQLWRSGLSQVCFRFVNTVFFWHGYGQKLEYLHQKVEELEREIRLLQSALRRGSEAKTAGAVLPAIYVSSVVSPTAASPPPPPPPPPAAAPPPPPPPPPPPPPPPVISVTKTQAPIQIKRATSKPNQQKQTGPVAVTLKDLQTVKLRKVAVRNKVKTPEKRRPAVTMVDLQNVRLRCSQSDLPPKFRRSLGRTPTNSPFKILLQLKKVNVNRSPGGTPQCDKENETESKIQNVIPKAPTPSNSPRRPLDKKN
- the prr11 gene encoding proline-rich protein 11 isoform X1 encodes the protein MARFGGLSRAFLRRKKRKASSRRFAVRNKRPKSSHPTDAPAATDAKESDPNLKAVACLNLKETASKGQTAHQPASVVRLLLRAACRLCQLWRSGLSQVCFRFVNTVFFWHGYGQKLEYLHQKVEELEREIRLLQSALRRGSEAKTAGAVLPAIYVSSVVSPTAASPPPPPPPPPAAAPPPPPPPPPPPPPPPVISVTKTQAPIQIKRATSKPNQQKQTGPVAVTLKDLQTVKLRKVAVRNKVKTPEKRRPAVTMVDLQNVRLRCSQSDLPPKFRRSLGRTPTNSPFKILLQLKKVNVNRSPGGTPQCDKENETESKIQNVIPKAPTPSNSPRRPLDKKN
- the prr11 gene encoding proline-rich protein 11 isoform X3, coding for MARFGGLSRAFLRRKKRKASSRRFAVRNKRPKSSHPTDAPAATDAKESDPNLKAVACLNLKETASKGQTAHQPASVVRLLLRAACRLCQLWRSGLSQVCFRFVNTVFFWHGYGQKLEYLHQKVEELEREIRLLQSALRRGSEAKTAGAVLPAIYVSSVVSPTAASPPPPPPPPPAAAPPPPPPPPPPPPPPPVISVTKTQAPIQIKRATSKPNQKQTGPVAVTLKDLQTVKLRKVAVRNKVKTPEKRRPAVTMVDLQNVRLRCSQSDLPPKFRRSLGRTPTNSPFKILLQLKKVNVNRSPGGTPQCDKENETESKIQNVIPKAPTPSNSPRRPLDKKN
- the smg8 gene encoding protein SMG8; the encoded protein is MAAPVNLGSLLQSELVEDSLYKDEGVCVLGVFGKSAMQPGSAKESIINTLADKHIFSLFGPDGADSQIQAYYNQESRALYLVLTSVLDNRQLLAACEALGDGVGHAEAHEFWTGAEKRHCLQLLYLFSLCHVLLLVHPTCSFDVTYDRLFRALDALRQKALPLLRAAVKDSPVSKEWKVNCRPCPPRLLFVFQMNGALRIGDGGDGPGGNPDKPKKHSPRRRLQHALEDQIYRIFRKSRVLTNQSSNCLFTVPANQAFVYVVPGPEEDPLASLLGQLRSNCALRENDAGTPGPGQRRYQQMRHAARQPSFNVEGAGLSGQLADCSLKDFLWQHVELVLTKKGFDDSVGRNPQPSHFELPTYSKWAQVASRLYQVMVSNTEEETAETAMKIQGQLKVLEGFLDADAKFSESRCQKALPLAHSAYQSNLPHNYTTTVHKNQLAQALRVYSQHARGVAFQRYALQLHEDCFKFWSNGHQLCEERSLTDQHCVHKFHLLPKPGEKPEMDHNPPILPHNSRGRSTNSCNCGRKQGPREDPFDIKAANYEFYQMLEEKCCGTLEKIDFPVFQASTLDPAPAHDDVPRAPEASGLTESERLKEKEAVTHTPGDSTGLSLALSLGQSTDSLGTYAEGAEGQEKRPSLVDRQPSTVEYLPGMLHSGCPKGLLPKFSSWSLVKLGPAKAYNCHTGLEQPGFLPGSSFLLPWDVVIRCRSEDDGGSSEPLDSGPSSWPAPNKAVTGKRGGVGGLGRGRRRDDMTRAFVGFEYEDSRGRRFLSSGPDKVVKVLGPGGAKEPATRVLNCDMPLFIPSPTQGRGVKPNYAQLARLFIVVPDAPLEITLNPQIQPGPPPCPVFHPEQAEIVLPPDGLWVLRFPYAYVTDRGPCYPPKENQPLSSYRVLRGILRANAASSPPQ